From a region of the [Eubacterium] eligens ATCC 27750 genome:
- the add gene encoding adenosine deaminase, translating into MNNSNIEWIEKLDCLTDLHVHLDGSLSLESVRHLCGMQNIETGDDAELSAKLSVSSDCKNLNEYLEKFEFPLQLLQTHEAVKYSVCQLIKEQEEQGVIYSEIRFAPQLHTRKGLSQQEIVEAACEGLDESRKYWKSYSCHNLILCCMRSDDNKDANMETVRLAALYAEKGRGVVAADLAGAEGLYATDTFADVFRDAVQKGVPFTIHAGEAAGAESVKCALNFQAVRIGHGVRCTENPLVMQELADRETALELCPTSNLNTKIYETIKDYPIQQLMNKGIKVTVNTDNMMVSNTTEARELALVADTFNMEKKDVKKLIMNGVEAAFTTEGIKNRLRARVDTQFAKVAGIRG; encoded by the coding sequence TTGAATAACAGTAATATAGAATGGATAGAAAAACTGGATTGCCTTACAGACCTGCATGTACATCTTGATGGTTCACTGTCGCTTGAATCTGTAAGACATCTTTGCGGTATGCAGAATATAGAAACAGGTGATGATGCAGAATTGTCAGCGAAGCTGAGTGTATCATCAGATTGTAAGAATCTTAATGAATACCTTGAAAAATTCGAGTTTCCACTTCAGCTTTTACAGACACATGAGGCTGTTAAATATAGTGTGTGTCAGCTTATTAAGGAGCAGGAAGAACAGGGAGTAATATACAGCGAGATAAGATTTGCACCACAGCTTCATACAAGAAAAGGATTGTCACAGCAGGAGATTGTTGAAGCAGCATGTGAGGGACTTGATGAATCAAGAAAGTACTGGAAGTCATATTCCTGTCACAATCTTATATTATGCTGTATGCGTTCGGATGATAATAAGGATGCTAATATGGAGACAGTAAGACTTGCTGCATTATATGCTGAAAAGGGAAGAGGTGTTGTGGCAGCAGACCTTGCAGGAGCAGAAGGACTTTATGCAACTGATACATTTGCTGATGTATTCAGGGATGCAGTGCAGAAAGGAGTGCCATTTACTATTCACGCAGGCGAGGCAGCCGGAGCGGAAAGTGTTAAATGTGCATTGAATTTTCAGGCTGTAAGAATAGGACATGGCGTAAGATGTACAGAGAATCCTTTAGTTATGCAGGAGCTTGCAGACAGAGAGACTGCATTGGAATTATGTCCGACAAGCAATCTGAATACTAAAATATATGAGACAATAAAGGACTATCCGATACAGCAGCTTATGAATAAGGGGATAAAGGTTACTGTTAATACGGATAATATGATGGTTTCTAACACTACAGAGGCGAGGGAACTTGCATTGGTTGCAGATACATTTAATATGGAGAAGAAAGATGTTAAGAAGCTGATAATGAATGGTGTTGAAGCTGCATTTACAACAGAGGGAATAAAAAACCGCTTAAGGGCAAGAGTGGATACACAGTTTGCCAAAGTGGCTGGAATCAGAGGTTAG
- a CDS encoding metal-dependent transcriptional regulator, whose amino-acid sequence MSVIHESAENYLESILMLSKKLPVVRSIDVANELGFKKSSVSIAMKNLRESNHITVTKEGYIYLTESGKEIAEMIYERHQLLTSWLIRLGVDPKVAEEDACRIEHDISKESFNAIKKAIS is encoded by the coding sequence ATGTCAGTTATTCATGAATCAGCAGAAAACTATCTTGAATCAATATTAATGTTAAGTAAAAAGCTTCCTGTGGTTCGTTCAATAGATGTTGCCAATGAGTTAGGTTTCAAGAAATCAAGCGTCAGCATTGCGATGAAGAATTTGAGGGAATCTAATCATATAACGGTAACTAAAGAGGGTTACATATATCTTACAGAATCAGGTAAAGAGATTGCTGAGATGATATATGAGCGTCATCAGCTCCTTACATCATGGCTCATAAGGCTTGGTGTTGATCCTAAGGTCGCTGAAGAAGATGCCTGCCGTATCGAGCATGATATAAGCAAGGAATCATTCAACGCTATTAAGAAAGCTATATCTTAA
- a CDS encoding CAP domain-containing protein encodes MKRRDFAATLMAVLMAGSIFAGCGSADKNVNHNVETTQNIQNAKDVQFTTQAVADNETKATNAKDEKETESTIQELETKTQEVDTEVITADSEVSGTQNDSDIQETGDQENIAAEDNEWNNGNTEDSNYEGKNTQESVENNNQNNNGNNAPGDQQAPASGGNVNIKDDNSLLASAKVNTVTYSAYASEVLRLVNIERDKVGAAHLVLDGALCDAANMRAIEMDYSGNFSHTRPDGRGCFTVFSFCTISFYTCGENIAAWYPTPAAVVDGWMNSTGHKANILNTAFTKMGLGYSTGGGGEYRHYWAQEFAG; translated from the coding sequence ATGAAAAGAAGAGACTTTGCTGCCACATTAATGGCAGTACTTATGGCAGGAAGTATATTTGCAGGTTGCGGAAGTGCTGATAAAAATGTAAATCATAATGTTGAAACAACGCAGAATATACAGAATGCAAAGGATGTGCAGTTTACTACGCAGGCTGTTGCAGATAATGAAACCAAAGCAACAAATGCAAAAGATGAAAAAGAAACAGAAAGCACCATTCAGGAGTTGGAAACTAAAACTCAGGAAGTGGATACAGAAGTAATTACTGCAGACAGTGAGGTATCCGGGACTCAGAATGATAGCGATATACAGGAGACTGGAGATCAGGAAAATATAGCTGCAGAAGATAATGAGTGGAATAATGGAAATACAGAAGATTCTAATTATGAGGGAAAAAACACTCAGGAATCTGTAGAAAATAATAATCAGAATAATAACGGGAATAATGCGCCTGGAGATCAGCAGGCACCGGCATCAGGCGGAAATGTTAATATTAAAGATGATAACAGCCTGCTTGCAAGTGCAAAGGTTAATACAGTTACATATAGTGCATATGCCAGCGAAGTGTTAAGACTTGTCAATATTGAGAGAGACAAAGTTGGAGCTGCACATCTTGTTTTAGACGGAGCGTTATGTGATGCTGCAAATATGCGTGCGATTGAGATGGATTATTCGGGAAATTTCAGTCACACAAGACCGGATGGAAGAGGCTGCTTTACTGTTTTTTCATTTTGCACAATCAGTTTTTATACATGTGGTGAAAATATCGCGGCATGGTATCCGACTCCGGCAGCAGTTGTTGATGGCTGGATGAACTCAACGGGGCATAAAGCTAATATATTAAATACAGCATTTACAAAGATGGGACTTGGATACAGTACAGGAGGCGGTGGAGAGTACCGCCATTACTGGGCACAGGAATTTGCTGGATAA
- a CDS encoding helix-turn-helix domain-containing protein, producing the protein MHEVHNRIRELREEKHITQIRLSTELGVAQETISAYEQGRHMPSVSTLIKLSSILDASMDYIMMKSDTRNIIEVQSLSDSETRLLGFYKRLNSSGKEKALSYIEGLNDGLRSYHK; encoded by the coding sequence ATGCATGAAGTCCATAACAGGATCCGTGAATTACGCGAAGAAAAACACATTACACAGATAAGATTAAGTACTGAACTTGGTGTTGCGCAGGAAACAATAAGCGCATATGAACAAGGTCGGCATATGCCCAGTGTATCCACACTTATTAAATTAAGCAGCATATTAGATGCCAGCATGGATTATATTATGATGAAATCTGATACCAGAAATATTATTGAAGTGCAGTCTTTATCAGACAGTGAAACAAGACTTTTAGGTTTTTATAAAAGATTAAATTCATCTGGAAAAGAAAAAGCGCTATCTTATATAGAGGGGCTTAATGATGGATTAAGATCATATCACAAATAA
- the pflA gene encoding pyruvate formate-lyase-activating protein: protein MSESIKGRIHQVESFGSVDGPGVRYIVFLKGCHMRCRYCHNPETWKEEGGTLETAQEVFDKAYRYRNYWKNGGGITVSGGEALLQMGFVTELFEIAKKNGVHTTLDTSGNPFKMEPEYLEKFDRLMAVTDLFLLDIKEINDDKHKDLTGWTNKNILDLAKYLSDHNKDMWIRHVLVPGVTDAQEDLEQLRDFVAGLKTVKRFEVLPYHTLGVFKWEELGIPYTLSDVMPPDKEQVARANDILRTAEYTGYLEK, encoded by the coding sequence ATGAGTGAAAGTATTAAAGGTAGAATTCATCAGGTAGAAAGCTTTGGTTCAGTTGATGGACCAGGGGTAAGATATATTGTATTTCTTAAGGGCTGTCATATGAGATGCAGATATTGTCATAATCCTGAGACATGGAAAGAAGAAGGCGGAACATTAGAAACAGCGCAGGAAGTGTTCGATAAAGCTTACCGTTACAGAAATTACTGGAAGAATGGTGGCGGAATCACTGTAAGTGGTGGAGAGGCGCTTCTTCAGATGGGATTTGTGACAGAACTCTTTGAAATTGCGAAAAAGAATGGCGTGCATACAACTCTTGATACGTCAGGTAATCCTTTTAAGATGGAGCCGGAATATCTTGAAAAGTTTGACAGGCTGATGGCTGTTACAGACCTTTTTCTTCTTGATATTAAGGAGATTAATGATGATAAGCACAAGGATCTTACAGGCTGGACTAATAAGAATATTCTTGACCTTGCAAAGTATCTGTCTGACCACAATAAGGATATGTGGATAAGACATGTTCTTGTTCCGGGAGTGACAGATGCACAGGAAGATCTTGAGCAGTTAAGGGACTTTGTTGCCGGTTTAAAGACTGTTAAGAGATTTGAAGTGCTTCCATATCATACACTTGGAGTATTTAAGTGGGAGGAGTTAGGAATTCCATATACACTTTCTGATGTAATGCCACCTGATAAGGAACAGGTAGCAAGAGCTAATGATATATTAAGAACAGCAGAATACACAGGATATCTTGAAAAATAA
- a CDS encoding helicase-related protein, whose translation MARYYYKKKKKKFVPKDLASLKELKIKTALMESIPEDITQLYPEARNIKRHFILHIGETNTGKTHDALEDFYNAGSGMYLAPLRLLALEIQEMSLARGINCSLTTGEEKDIRDGAKHLSCTVEKMDMSRHFDVCVIDEAQMVADSDRGWAWTEAILGVNADVVHVCMSPNAIHIVKMLIKMCGDTYTDIRHKRNSRLIVEDHDFIFPDDIRDGDALVSFSRRKVLMLATLLKKEGYKVSVIYGSLPYSVRKAEVARFLNGESRIVVCTDAIGMGVNLPIRRIIFTESKKFDGKSKRFLNMSEVKQIAGRAGRKGMYDQGYVNSIEDRDQIGELLHGRYEQITSCVIQPPRKVLDMPYSLSEIFKIWLKTIEKKCFSVADLKNRIKLAEYIEKKHGEKINKDLEYSLINIPFDENNEKLKYLWQDLVDMTADGEPVSRMWYYVDTESEDIEAMKLDDLEQLYKKMDLLNSYCNALNISEYDERIRMLKEEISERIVRELTNGEFFNKCKRCGKRLEWNHRFGMCEKCYEINKLERMRYKAGKWR comes from the coding sequence ATGGCAAGATATTACTATAAAAAGAAAAAGAAGAAATTCGTACCTAAAGATTTGGCAAGTCTTAAGGAACTTAAGATAAAGACCGCATTAATGGAGAGTATTCCTGAGGATATAACACAGCTGTATCCTGAAGCCAGAAATATAAAGAGACATTTTATATTGCATATAGGAGAGACTAATACAGGAAAGACACATGATGCATTAGAAGATTTTTATAATGCCGGTTCAGGAATGTATCTTGCACCCCTGAGACTTCTTGCACTTGAGATTCAGGAGATGAGTCTTGCAAGAGGAATTAACTGTTCGTTGACGACAGGTGAGGAGAAGGATATAAGAGATGGTGCAAAGCATTTATCCTGTACAGTTGAGAAAATGGATATGAGCAGACATTTTGATGTCTGTGTAATAGATGAGGCACAGATGGTAGCTGACTCAGACAGAGGCTGGGCGTGGACAGAGGCAATTCTTGGCGTCAATGCTGATGTTGTACATGTATGCATGTCGCCGAATGCAATACATATTGTTAAAATGCTTATAAAAATGTGTGGAGATACATATACGGATATAAGACATAAAAGGAATTCAAGACTTATAGTTGAAGATCATGATTTCATATTTCCGGATGATATACGGGATGGAGATGCTTTAGTATCATTTTCACGTAGAAAAGTTCTTATGCTCGCAACTCTTCTAAAGAAGGAAGGGTATAAAGTAAGTGTTATATACGGTTCACTTCCATACAGTGTGCGAAAAGCAGAGGTTGCCAGATTCTTAAATGGAGAGAGCAGAATTGTAGTATGTACAGATGCTATTGGAATGGGAGTAAATCTTCCTATAAGAAGAATAATATTTACTGAGTCGAAAAAATTCGATGGCAAATCCAAAAGATTTCTTAACATGAGTGAGGTTAAGCAGATTGCCGGAAGAGCAGGAAGAAAGGGAATGTATGACCAGGGGTATGTCAACTCAATAGAGGACAGGGACCAGATAGGTGAACTGCTTCATGGAAGATATGAGCAGATAACAAGCTGCGTTATACAGCCGCCAAGAAAAGTTCTGGATATGCCATACAGCCTTTCAGAGATATTTAAGATATGGTTAAAGACGATTGAAAAGAAATGCTTTTCAGTTGCTGACTTAAAGAACAGGATTAAACTTGCTGAATACATTGAGAAAAAACATGGTGAGAAGATTAATAAAGATCTTGAATACAGTCTTATTAACATTCCATTTGATGAGAATAACGAGAAACTTAAATATTTGTGGCAGGATCTTGTTGATATGACAGCTGACGGTGAACCGGTAAGCAGGATGTGGTATTATGTAGATACTGAATCTGAAGATATAGAAGCCATGAAGCTGGATGACCTTGAACAGTTGTATAAGAAGATGGATCTGCTTAATTCATACTGTAATGCTCTTAATATATCAGAATATGATGAGCGTATCAGAATGCTTAAAGAGGAGATATCAGAACGCATAGTAAGAGAACTTACTAATGGTGAATTCTTCAACAAATGTAAACGCTGTGGGAAGAGACTGGAATGGAATCACAGATTTGGCATGTGTGAAAAATGTTACGAGATAAATAAGCTGGAAAGAATGCGCTATAAAGCAGGTAAATGGAGATAA
- the thrS gene encoding threonine--tRNA ligase, translating to MVNFKEDERLNTLNHSCAHVMAQAVKHLYPHAKFWVGPVVKEGFYYDIDLGDNVINDDAIEAIEKEMKKICKEGKKIYRREVSKEEALEMFKDDMYKLDLISGLEDGNITVYDQGDFTDLCRGPHVDNTKLCKNFKLVKYSGVYWKGDASNHVMQRIYGVCFPTAEELEEHLKLLEEAKERDHRKIGKEMELFMSDDLIGRGLPMFLPKGYTVWQELENYIKDKERKLGYLHVMTPCVGTVNLYKTSGHWDHYKENMFPAMEVEGESFVLRPMNCPHHMMIYANKMHSYKDLPIRIGEIAHDFRFEASGTLKGIERGRHFCQNDAHLFVTPEQIESEFAKVVDLIFETYKDFNITDYRCVLSLRDPEDKVKYHDDDEMWNNAENALRKVLNDIGIEYTEEIGEAAFYGPKLDVNVKPAIGNEYTLSTCQLDFCLPSKFNLTYIDKDGQRKTPVVLHRAILGSLDRFMAYILEETKGNLPLWLAPVQATILPVKNEDEELNAYAHGLYDYLADNGIRVEIDERAEKLGYRVREAQVKKIPYLIVLGKNEAADGTVSYRLHGEQKSTTVSKDEFVAMLKDEIATKKNNPAAAK from the coding sequence ATGGTTAATTTTAAGGAAGATGAAAGACTGAATACTCTTAATCATTCATGTGCACATGTTATGGCACAGGCAGTTAAGCATTTATATCCACATGCTAAGTTCTGGGTTGGACCAGTAGTTAAAGAGGGATTCTATTATGATATAGACCTTGGAGATAATGTAATCAATGACGATGCTATTGAAGCTATCGAAAAAGAAATGAAGAAAATCTGCAAGGAAGGCAAGAAGATATACAGAAGAGAAGTTTCTAAGGAAGAAGCCCTTGAGATGTTCAAGGATGATATGTATAAGCTTGATCTTATAAGCGGTCTTGAAGATGGCAACATTACAGTATATGACCAGGGCGATTTCACAGACCTCTGTCGTGGACCTCATGTCGATAATACTAAGCTCTGCAAGAACTTCAAGCTTGTTAAATATTCTGGTGTATACTGGAAGGGCGATGCCAGCAATCATGTAATGCAGAGAATCTATGGTGTATGTTTCCCAACAGCTGAGGAGCTTGAAGAACATCTTAAGCTTCTTGAGGAAGCAAAGGAACGTGACCACAGAAAGATTGGCAAGGAAATGGAACTTTTCATGTCAGATGACTTAATCGGACGTGGACTTCCAATGTTTTTACCAAAGGGATATACAGTATGGCAGGAGCTTGAGAATTACATTAAGGACAAGGAAAGAAAGCTTGGATACCTTCATGTAATGACACCATGTGTTGGTACAGTTAATCTTTACAAGACATCAGGCCACTGGGATCACTACAAGGAAAACATGTTCCCAGCTATGGAAGTTGAAGGCGAATCATTTGTCTTAAGACCAATGAACTGCCCTCACCACATGATGATATATGCTAACAAAATGCATTCTTACAAGGATCTTCCTATAAGAATCGGTGAGATTGCACATGACTTCAGATTTGAGGCAAGTGGAACATTAAAGGGTATTGAGAGAGGAAGACATTTTTGCCAGAATGATGCCCACCTTTTCGTAACACCAGAGCAGATTGAGTCAGAATTTGCCAAGGTTGTAGACCTTATATTTGAGACGTATAAGGATTTCAATATTACAGATTACCGCTGTGTTCTCTCATTAAGAGATCCAGAGGATAAGGTAAAGTATCATGATGATGATGAAATGTGGAACAATGCTGAGAACGCATTAAGAAAGGTTCTTAATGATATCGGAATTGAGTACACAGAGGAAATCGGAGAGGCTGCATTCTACGGACCTAAGCTTGATGTAAATGTTAAGCCTGCTATCGGTAATGAATATACTTTATCAACATGCCAGCTTGATTTCTGTCTTCCATCTAAGTTCAACTTAACATACATTGATAAAGATGGACAGAGAAAGACACCTGTAGTTCTTCACAGAGCTATCCTTGGTTCTCTTGACAGATTCATGGCTTATATACTTGAGGAGACAAAGGGTAACCTTCCATTATGGCTTGCTCCTGTACAGGCTACAATTCTTCCGGTTAAGAATGAAGATGAAGAGTTAAATGCTTATGCTCATGGTCTCTATGATTATCTTGCAGATAATGGAATCAGAGTTGAGATTGATGAGAGAGCAGAAAAGCTTGGATACAGAGTAAGAGAAGCTCAGGTAAAGAAGATTCCTTACCTTATTGTGCTTGGTAAGAATGAAGCAGCAGATGGAACTGTAAGCTACAGACTTCACGGAGAGCAGAAGTCAACTACAGTATCTAAGGACGAATTTGTTGCAATGCTTAAGGATGAGATTGCTACTAAGAAGAATAATCCTGCAGCAGCTAAATAA